In the genome of bacterium, the window AGGCATCACCGGCGACAAGGTCGAGTACATGCTCGAGCTGCGCGCCAGCAACCAGGACATCGTCGAGCCTTATGCCGAGCAGTTCGGTGTCGAATTCGTTCCCAACAAACATCCGTGGGAAGTGAAATGCGATATCGCCCTGCCCTGCGCAACGCAGAATGAACTGAATGCGGAAGACGCGAAGGCTCTGATTGCCAATGGCTGCCAGGTCATATGCGAAGGTTCGAACATGCCGACCACGGCCGATGCCGCACATCTCATCCTCGGATCCGATATCATGTATGGTCCCGCCAAAGCTGCAAACGCCGGCGGTGTTGCCGTGTCCGGACTCGAAATGACGCAGAACTCCATTCGTATGAGCTGGTCGCGCGAGGAAGTGGACAACCATTTGCATCGCATCATGAAGAATATCCACCAATCCTGCCTCGACGCGGCGGCCAATAATGGCCTCGCTGGCAATTACGTTGCCGGTGCGAATATCGCCGGTTTCACGAAAGTGGCCGACGCCATGCTTGCACAGGGCATCGTCTAATCCTCCTTCCTTCATGAATGCTCGCTTCACGCTCCCTCCGCGTGAAGCAAAAAACCCCGTCCTTTCGGACGGGGTTTTTATATTCCTTCTGAACGCACCTGCCGGGTCGAAGAACATCAGGAACCGAGGGGGTTGGCGATTTCCCTCATGGCGTCCTTGTTATACCTTTTCTCCTGTCCCGTGCGTTGCTTGAGAATAATGCCTGCACCGCTTTGACCGTCCACACGCACCTCCAACTCTTCCGGGGCACGGACGTGCCGGACAAATGGACCTTCCTCGACAACCTCCAGCGTGTTCAGCCATTCCCAGTCGATATAGTCTTCCTCACGGAAATGCCGCGTCGTGAAATAGGCAATATGAAACGACGTCAGGTTCTGGAAGAAATGCGACCCCTGCGAAGGATCTGGCAGCATGTTGGGCAAGGATGTTTCGACGATTGCCGTCGCACCCGATATGCCCGTGAATCGCACCGGGATGCCAAGCCACGGATCCGATGAACCCCAGCGGCCAGGACCAAGAAGCAGGTACGGCTTCTCTTCCGCAAGCAGCCTCTTGTTGTGCGCTGCAATTTCCCCTGCCATATCCATGGTCTTCGCACTGTCAAAACGTTCAGGCGGAACGTAGACGATATCCCGCAGAAAATATACACCGTTCCCGAGCACGTTTCCGCTCTTGAGCATCAACTGCGATTCATCGATAGCATCTTCACGCAGATCGACACTTCCTTCTTCCTTGACCATGGGTCGTACCTGCAGGAAATCAAACTCGGAAATGTCATCGAAGTGTTCGCCGAGTACGCCCGCGAACTCGATTTCCACCGGACAATTCATCGCGGTCTCGCAAAGTTTCATGAGCAGACGCAGCACTTTTGCAAGCGGGATGAACTCCGACTGCAGAATGGGCGCAAAGTTAATAACCCGCAGGCCCTTGCGAAATGTCCCTTCGTACAGCGTATCGTCCTCCGTCGAGTATGTCGACGCCAGGTACTCCAGCGTTCCGTGCTGCTCGGAAATTTTGGTGTCGAGCAAATCGAGGTTCTCATCCTCACTCGGCTTCTGCGTCAGGGGATCCGACTGCAGATTCAGGGCGAAAAATCGCTTCTGGGAATTGGAAAAATAATCCTTGCGCGTTGCAAACTGCGGAAGGATGGTCGGGTACTGGGGACAGAACTGCGCGCTGACACCGCCATCCACAATGGTTTTTCCGAGTCCCACCGCCAGGTTGACAATACCGTCCGACTGCCTTGCATCCCCGAAGGGGTAATAATTGAAGGACCGTGCCACACCTGAATAATGCGGGTAGAAATAGTTGTCGAAACTCTTCCCCGCCATTTCCTGGATGATAACGGCCATCTGCTCTTCTTCGATCCTATGGCCCGTCGCTTCGATATAGTTCTTGGCACTTTTCAGATACGTAGATGCATACACATACTTTATCGCATGCTCGAGTTCGCGGAAACGCACTTCCCTGTCATCGTTGCTGTTCGGCAGCATCACGGTTGCATAGATGCCGGCAAAGGGCTGGTAGAGCGTGTCTTCGAGCAGACTCGAGGATCGGATGGCCAGCGGTGTGGGAATCCATGCAACCAGCGCCCGGAGATCGTCTTCGATTTGCTCCGGGAAACGCGCTTCCATGAAGCGCGCCACAATATCCTCGTCAGGAATATTCTCCACCGCAATCGGCAGCAGTCCATTCATCTCCATAAACTGTGCAAACACCTCGGTACAGAGTATGGTGGACCGTGGGATTTTGATACGCACATTCGGGAAATACGAGGGGTGGAGATAATTCTTGAGAATATTGTCGATGAACGCGAGTCCACGCGCTTTCCCTCCCAGCGAACCACGTCCAATACGCAGGAAGGTGGCCGGCGAATCGAATTCGTCCTCGGAAAACTCGGCAATCATTCCACGCTCATCGAAAATCACAAGTTCGTCGATTTTGCGGATGATATAGGTGCGCAGCTCGTCCATTGACTTGAACTCGGTGATCTTCACGGGTTTGATTTCCGCCGCGAGGCGAAAGCGCGTGCGTGCTAGCAGCCAGTTGGAGAAATGGTCGTGCGATGCATGGAAGCGCAGTGATTCCTCAGGCACGCTGCGCAGCTTCTGCCGCAGCTGACGGATGGTGCGCGCACGGTCGACCTCCTCCCCGTTCGGATAGCGGAAGACAAAATCGCCGAAGCCGAAATTGTTCAGCATGAAATCCCGCACTTCCTGCAGGAGGGTACGCGAGCCCTTGTTGGCGAAGGCCGCGTTGAGGTTCAGGATTTCCTGGCGCAGATCCTCGCGCGACGACTGCACGAGGACAGGGAGCTCAGGACATTTTTCGCGCACACGGCGGATGTATTTGATCCCCGCCCTGTCATCTTCCTTCCCTTCAATGGGGAATTTGATATCGGTGATGATGCCGAGCAATTCCTTGCGGTACTTGTGGAAATAGCGCCAGGCTTCCTCGAAATTTGTGGCGTGAAGGATTTTCGGACGCGCGCGCTGGCGCAAGAGTTTCTCGGCAAAGTTTTTTCCCTCCTCGATCAGCATTTGTCCCTGCTTGATCAGCTCGGTGTATATGAGCGGGAGAAACGAGGAATAAAACTGGGGGGAATCCTCCACGAGAATAATGGCCCGCACGCCGAAATCGTTGCAGTCCGTGCGCGCGTTCATCCAGTCCTCAAGCAACTTGATAATGGCCAGGAAAAGTTTGCGGTCCCCAGACCAGATGAACACACGGTCAAACAGGTCGATGGCTCCGCGATTGAGCAGCACCTGCAGCTCCTTGCTCTGATATCCGAGCAGTGCAACAGGAATATCCTTGTTCCGCTCCTTCGCGGCGCTGCAAAACGCCTCGAGGCTCATGTCACCAAGACGCATCATAGTGATCACGAGATCGAACTGATGCTGATCCAGTGCTTCGAGAGCGGCTTCGCCTGAATACACGCGTGTGATCGAGGGGGCATAGTGCAGGTTCAGTTCCAGGTACTCGCTGAAGATTGCTTCCGTCAGCTGACCGTCATCGACAAGAGTGTAGAAATCGTATCGGCTGGAAACGAGAAGGATGTTGTTGACACGAAAACGCATCAGGTCTTTGAAATCGAGATCGTGAGGACTGATGTCGCTGCTCGAAAACCCCGATTCGATGATAAGATCCCGTAGCTCGTCGCGTTTGATGCGTCTGCGTTTCATATGCCGCCATCCGTGATGATACAACTGCTACAAAGTACGTTCGAGCCCCAGTGCGCGCAAGCCAACAGATCAAAAAGCCCGGGGATACCTCCCGGAAGTATGCATTTTCTGCATATTTTCGCTCCCATCACGCTGTAGGGTATTCCCTACAAAATGCAGAGTAATACCCCTACAATACGATTCTGCCAATCATCGTAGTTTTGACCCAAAGCATTCAGGGTCTTATTCCCTTTTTTTCACAGTCTGACCGCCCTATTTGAGAATTTCCCAGCTATCGACAACGACGTACAGCATTGATATGGCTAACGTTCAGAGTAGTTCTGATCATTGCCCCCTTCACTTCACCACTCAATAGTTACAAGGAGTGTTCCATGTCAACCGCATTAACCGAATTCATGAACGGGGTCAAGGCGAAGAATCCCGCCCAGCCCGAGTTTCACCAGGCAGTGGAGGAAGTCATCGGCTCGCTGTTACCCGTAGTCGATAAGCATCCGGAGTTCCGCAAAGCAAATATCCTGGAGCGGATCGTGGAGCCAGAGCGTGTCATTATGTTCCGCGTCCCCTGGGTAGACGACAATGGCGACGTCCAGGTCAACCGTGGATATCGTATTGAATTCAACAGCGCAATCGGTCCCTACAAGGGCGGCCTCCGTTTTCATCCGAGCGTGAATCTCGGCATCCTCAAGTTCCTCGGTTTCGAGCAGGTCTTCAAGAACAGCCTCACAACGCTGCCGATGGGTGGTGGCAAGGGCGGATCGGATTTCGATCCGAAGGGCAAGTCTGACAACGAAGTCATGCGTTTCACCCAGAGCTTCATGAGCGAGCTTTTCCGTCATATCGGACCGAACACTGACGTTCCCGCCGGCGACATCGGTGTGGGCGGCCGTGAGATCGGTTTCATGTTCGGCCAGTACAAGAAGCTCCGCAACGCCTTTGAGGGCGTGCTCACCGGTAAGGGCCTCAGCTGGGGCGGCTCCCTGATTCGTCCGGAAGCCACCGGTTACGGCGCTGTGTATTTCGCACAGAACATGCTCGCCACGCGTGGCGAAAGCTTTGAAGGCAAGACGGTCACCGTTTCCGGTTCCGGTAACGTGGCGCAGTACGCCGTCGAGAAGGTCAACGAGCTGGGCGGCAAGGTCGTGACGCTCTCCGACTCCGGTGGATACATCGTCGACAACGATGGCATCAGCAAGGAGAAGTGGGAATTCGTCATGGATCTGAAGAACAACCGCCGTGGCCGCATCAAAGAATACGCCGATCAGTTCCCGAACGCCGAATACTATGAAGGTACGGGCGTGTGGAAGGTTCCGTGCCAGGTCGCACTGCCCTGCGCCACGCAGAACGAACTCAACGGCGACGATGCCAAGACGCTGCTCGAGAACGGCTGCTACGTCGTTTCTGAAGGCGCCAATATGCCGAGCACGCCGGACGCCGTGGATCTCTTCGTCGAGAAGGGCATCCTTTACGGACCGGGCAAGGCAGCCAATGCCGGTGGTGTCGCT includes:
- the gdhA gene encoding NADP-specific glutamate dehydrogenase; translated protein: MSTALTEFMNGVKAKNPAQPEFHQAVEEVIGSLLPVVDKHPEFRKANILERIVEPERVIMFRVPWVDDNGDVQVNRGYRIEFNSAIGPYKGGLRFHPSVNLGILKFLGFEQVFKNSLTTLPMGGGKGGSDFDPKGKSDNEVMRFTQSFMSELFRHIGPNTDVPAGDIGVGGREIGFMFGQYKKLRNAFEGVLTGKGLSWGGSLIRPEATGYGAVYFAQNMLATRGESFEGKTVTVSGSGNVAQYAVEKVNELGGKVVTLSDSGGYIVDNDGISKEKWEFVMDLKNNRRGRIKEYADQFPNAEYYEGTGVWKVPCQVALPCATQNELNGDDAKTLLENGCYVVSEGANMPSTPDAVDLFVEKGILYGPGKAANAGGVAVSGLEMSQNSQRMGWTREEVDGHLKNIMKNIHDACVNASETYGTPGNYVNGANIAGFLKVADAMMAQGIV
- a CDS encoding histidine kinase, with translation MKRRRIKRDELRDLIIESGFSSSDISPHDLDFKDLMRFRVNNILLVSSRYDFYTLVDDGQLTEAIFSEYLELNLHYAPSITRVYSGEAALEALDQHQFDLVITMMRLGDMSLEAFCSAAKERNKDIPVALLGYQSKELQVLLNRGAIDLFDRVFIWSGDRKLFLAIIKLLEDWMNARTDCNDFGVRAIILVEDSPQFYSSFLPLIYTELIKQGQMLIEEGKNFAEKLLRQRARPKILHATNFEEAWRYFHKYRKELLGIITDIKFPIEGKEDDRAGIKYIRRVREKCPELPVLVQSSREDLRQEILNLNAAFANKGSRTLLQEVRDFMLNNFGFGDFVFRYPNGEEVDRARTIRQLRQKLRSVPEESLRFHASHDHFSNWLLARTRFRLAAEIKPVKITEFKSMDELRTYIIRKIDELVIFDERGMIAEFSEDEFDSPATFLRIGRGSLGGKARGLAFIDNILKNYLHPSYFPNVRIKIPRSTILCTEVFAQFMEMNGLLPIAVENIPDEDIVARFMEARFPEQIEDDLRALVAWIPTPLAIRSSSLLEDTLYQPFAGIYATVMLPNSNDDREVRFRELEHAIKYVYASTYLKSAKNYIEATGHRIEEEQMAVIIQEMAGKSFDNYFYPHYSGVARSFNYYPFGDARQSDGIVNLAVGLGKTIVDGGVSAQFCPQYPTILPQFATRKDYFSNSQKRFFALNLQSDPLTQKPSEDENLDLLDTKISEQHGTLEYLASTYSTEDDTLYEGTFRKGLRVINFAPILQSEFIPLAKVLRLLMKLCETAMNCPVEIEFAGVLGEHFDDISEFDFLQVRPMVKEEGSVDLREDAIDESQLMLKSGNVLGNGVYFLRDIVYVPPERFDSAKTMDMAGEIAAHNKRLLAEEKPYLLLGPGRWGSSDPWLGIPVRFTGISGATAIVETSLPNMLPDPSQGSHFFQNLTSFHIAYFTTRHFREEDYIDWEWLNTLEVVEEGPFVRHVRAPEELEVRVDGQSGAGIILKQRTGQEKRYNKDAMREIANPLGS